A region of Deltaproteobacteria bacterium DNA encodes the following proteins:
- the cofD gene encoding 2-phospho-L-lactate transferase, which produces MSRDPSSRTRVLLTGGTGGAKLVLGFHEETAPEDLVVVCNTADDSVVHGLHVSPDVDTIVYTLAGLIDPAKGWGVRDDTFTVLDQLQRLGNETWFRLGDRDIATHLTRTRLLSEGKPLSQVTAALCRALGVRSRVLPMTDQRVETRLATPDGEISFQEYFVKARWQPEVLSLCYRGIEESRPAPGMLEAIGDAASVVVCPSNPATSIGPILAVPGVRQALRDTPARVVAVSPMVQGRSFSGPAHKLMATLGVEASVTGLAEAYRDFVDVLVIDTEDRHLRPAVERLGVEVRTTSIRMDTLEDKKRLARELLTTTP; this is translated from the coding sequence GTGTCCAGGGACCCGAGTTCCAGGACACGGGTGCTCCTCACCGGAGGTACCGGCGGCGCAAAGCTTGTCCTGGGCTTCCACGAGGAGACGGCTCCGGAGGACTTGGTGGTCGTGTGCAATACCGCCGACGACTCGGTGGTGCACGGCCTCCATGTCTCCCCCGACGTCGATACCATCGTCTACACCCTCGCCGGCCTCATCGACCCGGCCAAGGGGTGGGGCGTCCGGGACGACACCTTTACGGTGCTGGACCAGCTCCAGCGACTCGGCAACGAGACTTGGTTCCGCCTGGGCGACCGGGATATCGCCACCCACCTGACCCGCACGCGCCTCCTGTCGGAGGGGAAGCCGCTGTCGCAGGTCACCGCCGCGCTGTGCCGCGCGCTGGGGGTGCGCTCACGCGTGCTGCCCATGACCGACCAGCGCGTGGAGACGCGGTTGGCCACGCCGGATGGGGAAATCTCCTTCCAGGAATACTTCGTCAAGGCACGCTGGCAACCGGAGGTCCTGAGCCTGTGCTACCGGGGGATCGAGGAAAGCCGCCCCGCGCCGGGCATGCTCGAAGCCATCGGTGACGCCGCCTCGGTGGTGGTGTGCCCGAGCAATCCCGCCACCAGCATCGGCCCCATCCTCGCGGTGCCCGGCGTGCGCCAGGCCCTGCGCGACACGCCAGCCAGGGTGGTGGCCGTGAGTCCCATGGTTCAGGGCCGTTCCTTCAGCGGTCCCGCGCACAAGCTCATGGCGACCCTGGGTGTGGAGGCGTCCGTCACCGGGCTCGCCGAGGCATACCGGGATTTCGTGGACGTGCTGGTCATCGACACGGAAGACCGGCATCTGCGGCCCGCTGTCGAGCGGCTCGGCGTCGAAGTCCGGACCACCTCCATCCGCATGGACACGCTGGAAGACAAGAAGCGGCTGGCGCGGGAGTTGCTGACAACAACCCCCTAA
- a CDS encoding mechanosensitive ion channel produces the protein MQQEANGWSWEATYEIWLGALNDTYREMVEAAAALVPGVVGAVLLLFGGWLVAVVLRALIARFGTGIDRVFHAVRDRVGQPHFDLRWPISRIVACTVYWLVILFFLAAVSRSLGLPGVARIFAEVLAYLPLLLVWAAVALALYMASGPVAAVVTASARSAGLENAGLLGRMARVVALTFAGIIVVSQLGIDLTLLVNVVTIATAALLGGAAVAFGIGAGGTTGNLIAAHYVRRNYRVGQRVAVASFEGEILEITRSAVILDTEQGRTMVPARLFNEQASVLKEREG, from the coding sequence ATGCAACAGGAAGCGAACGGGTGGAGCTGGGAAGCAACCTACGAGATCTGGCTCGGGGCCCTGAACGACACGTACCGGGAGATGGTGGAAGCGGCGGCGGCCCTCGTGCCGGGCGTCGTCGGCGCCGTGCTGCTCCTCTTCGGCGGCTGGCTCGTCGCCGTCGTGCTGCGGGCGCTGATCGCCCGCTTTGGCACGGGCATCGACCGTGTGTTCCACGCGGTGCGCGATCGCGTCGGCCAACCCCACTTCGACCTCCGGTGGCCAATCTCCAGGATCGTTGCGTGCACCGTCTACTGGCTGGTGATCCTTTTCTTCCTGGCGGCGGTTTCCAGGTCACTGGGCCTGCCGGGGGTGGCCCGCATCTTCGCCGAGGTCCTGGCTTACCTGCCCCTGCTGCTGGTGTGGGCCGCTGTGGCGTTGGCGCTGTACATGGCGAGCGGTCCGGTAGCCGCCGTGGTCACCGCTTCAGCGCGTTCCGCCGGACTTGAAAACGCCGGCCTTCTCGGGCGCATGGCAAGAGTGGTCGCCCTCACGTTCGCCGGCATCATCGTGGTGAGCCAGCTCGGCATCGACCTGACCCTGCTGGTGAACGTGGTCACGATTGCAACGGCGGCACTGCTGGGTGGAGCGGCCGTTGCGTTCGGGATCGGGGCGGGAGGCACCACCGGCAATCTCATCGCGGCCCACTACGTACGCCGGAACTATCGCGTGGGGCAGCGAGTGGCGGTGGCGTCCTTCGAGGGCGAGATCCTGGAGATCACCCGCTCGGCCGTGATTCTCGATACCGAGCAGGGACGGACCATGGTGCCCGCCCGGCTGTTCAACGAACAAGCCTCGGTGCTCAAGGAGAGGGAGGGTTGA
- the mgtE gene encoding magnesium transporter, with protein MTGTVSEADQRLEAEFLSNHPGASTVPLESLETSEQVEIFTRQPVAVMLPVWERLSPDIARKLLTALPESIVVETMQGLDPVRLAHLLTSLDEDAREHLLGLIDEGDAKEVRSAMLYPPDRAGALMDSRARLLRQSSTVAEVLRRLRRDRRPGRSGFFVVDSDNRLAGWVDIQDLALAEPEERVGDLVRDVDAVVDPMATGEEVAEKMDEHRLSDLAVVDLDGRLTGVIRHAARVEAERERASLGIQTMVGVSKDERATSTVSFAVRRRLPWLHVNLLTAFIAAAVVGLFENTIAQFTALAVLLPVVAGQSGNTGAQALAVTMRGLTLREIRVAQWGRVVLKEAIVGFWNGIAIALTTAVGVILWSGSYGLGLIIAVSMVLSVIIAGVSGALIPIVLRALGQDPAQSSSILLTTITDVVAFLSFLGIATLLSGLI; from the coding sequence ATGACCGGGACCGTTTCCGAGGCCGATCAACGGCTTGAGGCCGAGTTCTTGTCGAACCACCCGGGAGCTTCGACCGTTCCGCTGGAGTCGTTGGAGACCTCGGAGCAGGTGGAGATCTTCACCCGTCAGCCGGTGGCGGTCATGCTTCCGGTGTGGGAGCGTCTGTCTCCCGACATCGCCCGGAAGCTGCTGACCGCCCTGCCCGAATCGATCGTGGTCGAGACCATGCAAGGACTCGATCCGGTTCGCTTGGCGCACCTCCTGACGTCGCTCGATGAGGACGCGCGTGAGCACCTGCTCGGGTTGATCGACGAGGGCGACGCGAAGGAGGTGCGGTCCGCGATGCTCTATCCGCCGGACCGTGCCGGCGCCCTGATGGACTCCCGGGCGCGGCTTCTCCGGCAAAGCAGCACCGTGGCCGAGGTGCTCCGGCGGCTGCGGCGCGACCGCCGGCCCGGGCGCTCGGGTTTCTTCGTCGTGGACTCCGACAACCGGCTGGCAGGCTGGGTGGACATTCAGGACCTTGCGTTGGCTGAACCCGAGGAGCGCGTCGGTGATCTGGTTCGGGATGTGGATGCCGTGGTCGATCCCATGGCCACCGGAGAGGAAGTCGCGGAGAAGATGGACGAGCACCGCCTGTCCGATCTTGCGGTGGTCGACCTTGACGGCCGGCTGACAGGCGTCATCCGCCACGCAGCGAGGGTGGAGGCGGAGAGGGAACGGGCAAGCCTCGGCATACAGACCATGGTGGGGGTGAGCAAGGATGAACGAGCCACGTCAACGGTCTCGTTCGCCGTGCGCCGGCGATTGCCCTGGCTGCACGTCAATCTGCTTACCGCTTTCATCGCAGCCGCGGTGGTGGGGCTGTTCGAGAATACCATCGCCCAGTTCACCGCGCTGGCCGTGCTGCTCCCGGTGGTCGCGGGGCAGTCGGGAAACACCGGCGCTCAGGCGCTTGCCGTAACCATGCGCGGCCTCACACTGCGAGAGATCCGCGTCGCGCAGTGGGGCCGTGTAGTGCTCAAGGAGGCCATCGTCGGCTTCTGGAACGGTATCGCCATCGCGTTGACCACCGCGGTGGGCGTGATTCTGTGGAGCGGCTCCTACGGCCTGGGTCTGATCATCGCGGTGTCGATGGTGCTTTCGGTGATCATCGCGGGCGTCTCCGGTGCCTTGATCCCCATCGTACTGAGGGCACTCGGGCAAGACCCCGCCCAGTCGTCCTCAATCCTCCTCACCACCATCACCGATGTCGTCGCCTTCCTGAGCTTCCTCGGGATCGCCACCCTGCTGTCCGGCCTGATCTAG